The genomic window AAAAGCTTACCGATAGAGGCAAATGCCCTGTTTTTATCTTCGGTGCCAGGATGGGTGAGTCGTTCAAACAGAGCGCAAACCCTGTTCCTTTCGTCATCACTGAGCCGGCTGAATCGGGTTTTCCGGATCTCTGCAACAAAGGAGTCCTCAAAAGGTCCGCTGGCAATGAGGATCAGTTTTTTGACCGTTTCGGGATACCGGGCGGCCAGAATGAAACTGAGCCACGCGCCCCATGAAAAGCCAATCAGGGTAACGGGAAGGTCAGCGGTTTTTTTCAGGATATTTTTCAGCTCTTCAACCTGCCCGTCAAGCGACCGGGCGGTTTGAAGCGGTTCCAGTACGCCCCATCCGGATGCGAGCCTGCGTCCGACCGGAGCCATTTCGCCTCCCGCTCCCGGGCCGCCGTGCACGACGGCTACGGAAAAAGGCGGTGATCCATAGGTTCTGAGGTTTTTCATAACGTCCATTTCATCCCGGCTGGCCTTTTCCCGAACCGTTGTAACGTTTCAGGGAAAGTCTTTCTGCGGTATCGTTCGTAACGGCAAACAGCGGGCTGCATTTCC from Desulfobacterales bacterium includes these protein-coding regions:
- a CDS encoding alpha/beta hydrolase → MKNLRTYGSPPFSVAVVHGGPGAGGEMAPVGRRLASGWGVLEPLQTARSLDGQVEELKNILKKTADLPVTLIGFSWGAWLSFILAARYPETVKKLILIASGPFEDSFVAEIRKTRFSRLSDDERNRVCALFERLTHPGTEDKNRAFASIGKLFSKTDAYDPIFDEPETIEYRADIFERVWPEGAGLRRSGNLLQLAGQITCPVVAIHGDHDPHPAEGVRRPLAAAIKHFRFILLERCGHRPWIERHARKSFSQILETELK